The genomic region TTTGCTTCTCAAATCCTAACTTTTCGTCCGCCGCTTCGATAGCTTGCAGCTCACTCTCCACTATCTGAAGCAACACATTATCGTCGTACCGGATCGGTTTACGTGCCGCTTCAAAGTGCACCGACGGATCTACCTGTCGCGATCGTAGGAAGGTTTTGAGTGACGGTAGCAGCGGAGCAGGGTTCCGGTACAGATGCTCGATCGCGGGAGGTACAATGATTTTCGCCCGTTGGCGTAGCTTTTGCTTCACTCGAAAGGGTGGATTTTTGCGGTGCACCTTTCGGAGGAATTCCGTTTTGACCGTTTCGTGGTCAATCTCGCCACCGAACCGATTCCACAGCCGAATACGCTCCGTAGCCGAGATAGAGTTCACCATTTTCCAATCCTTAGGAATTGATACGAGGGAAATAATTTGCTGAAGCATATAAGAAAGGGACGCCGCTATGATTACTCACAATAAACTGTTGCACATGGTTCGGGCACATCCACATCGAAGTTGGCATTGCGGTGAGCGGTGGATCGAGGCAATCCTGATGGAACAGCAAATCACAGTAGTCGCAGGCGACCAGCGGCGCTTTGCGACACGACGCACCACATACGTGACATGTTCGTGCCGGTAGCGGCACCAGCCCTTGGCTGTCGAGCTCGTGCATTTTTCGAAGTTTAGCGCGCTTCGTATTACCGTTTTTGCCGTTATCTACTTTATCCGTCCCTGGAAAAGGAAAGTAAGTTTCCATTTCCGGCGGAAGTTCAAACTGCTTGGGATTTAAAATCTTTGCCGCCTGTATGAGATGATCCAGGGGTGTATTAGACTTAAATTCCTCCTCCATCGCGGAGCACAAGACAGAACTGGACTCAGGCGGTTCTACCGAAGACGCCACAGAGACCGTCGATGCAAATGATGCGGACGGGGCGAGAACCGGTGCCGGCACCTCCGACGGTGGCGTCGTTGGGGCACTGTACACCGCTAACGCATCATTGTGATCACCATCGTGGGAATGTTTCCCATTGGAACTACTGGAATTTGAGCTTTTGTGTGAGAGGCTACGATCGCGAAGGCGCAACTTTTCATCCGAACCAAGCTGATCTTCAGCTCCTATTACCATTTTACACTTGCACGTATGACATACCCACTGGCCGTAGGGTATTTCATGCTCCGAAAGTGGCGGATCATGGCATCCCAAATGAAAGCTTGACGGGCATCGATCGCAGCACAGCAAATCACCACCTTCTTTGCAGGAATCGCACGTATCGTTGTTGTGTCCCCGACCTGGTTTCCTATAATACGGGTGGTTGGACCGCCTCAGCTGATTCCTCCCTGAAGAATCCGTTGACTCGGGTGGTTTTATGAGTGCCTGAATCAGCTGCAAATGGTACAGAAACCCGTAAGTTATAAAGCACAGAACCACTAGCACGCTACTACACGGGACGTCGAAACCCCTTCACAGGTTTTGCCCATTTTCTGCTTACCGGCATCAAACCTCCCGAAAACGCCGCTTCACACGGTTGCGCACGCTGTTTGCTCATTTTTGCATTCATTGTTTTCAACACCcggaaagtttttctttcaagAAAATATGTAATCGTAGCAGATCTTTTCGCTGCAAGCAATGTTATTTGCTTTTTGCAGCCAATCGTGTTTGCCTTTTGACAGTATGTTTACAAGCAAGGCTCGAGGATGCTGTGATGCCTAGTGATCCAATGAACAACTGTAGATTTACAACTGATTACAATTGATcgatcaaacatattttttaacatttcaaataTTAATGCGTTCCCATACAGCGGAggaattcatttaaaaaatgtgtaatATATTAAGCAAGGGATGTTTCATtacattttcctttctatCTGAAATAAACgcacaaaataaaatcccGAACCTCGGCACCTTTAGCAACCTCGGCATTGCTGTCATCTGTCATTTTCGACGAATACACGACACTCTAGGACTGTTCTAGGAACAAAGCGCTTTCCAGCAGCATCAATTACAAATTGACCAAATTGTCTCCGATGATGTGATTATTTCCGCACcgtttttgtgttgtgttgctCGTCGAATcgtttttcttgtgttttcttttctttccacacATTCGGCGTGCCGAGTTTCCCCCCCGACGCCATAGCGTTTCGTGATCCGGGTGATGTGTTATGTGTCGTGCTAGACGGGTTGTGGTTTGCTGCTGATCGATAGAAACACCGATTAGCTGCGGAGTGCAGAGGAAACAACGGGCGAATCCCAGCATTACGGGGGTGTTTGTGCAAGTAGTGTAGAAGAGACGTGCAAAAGAAGCGATCCGATAATGGCCCATGGCAAGGAGTATGATCATTTGTTCAAATTGCTTATCATTGGCGACAGCGGTAAGTTGGAGAAAGTGGAACCCACGTATATTCCGCCCGACGTGTTGGATAGGATGAAGTGGATGGTCAAATGATCCCAGACAGCACCGCGCTTTGTACAACACCCCCTCCGGGGCCGGAAGATATCGTTGACAGAGACGTTTTTTACGACGTTTCataaatcttcaacaacaaagAGTGCAAAATAGGCGTACGAGGCTCGTGAGCTATCGATTATCCCCCGCCGTCCACCAGTTGCATCTTCCCAGTAGATCTAATTCATGGAATTCGTTTTACAATCGGTGACTAAACggattcttcttctttaagCATATCTGTGTGCGTACGCTTGCTTTTGTGCAGCGAATGATACAGTTTGCTCTGCTGCTTATCAGCAGATGTAgaaggtttcctttttttcaccaaTTTACTGTTCCTATGCTGCCGTTTATTCTGTTTATTTACGGTCCAATTTCATTCGCAAATCTATCAAAACTTATTTGCCTCATGGTGCTGATAAACAGCAATCGAAACCGACAATCAGGCCTTGTCGCGCGGATTCAACAACGCTATCATATCAAACGCTACAACGGAGCCTTCTGTCGGGATGGTACTACACCAGATCAGTAGCGCCAGAAAGGCCACCGATAGATTGACCTTAATTCAATCCTATCAACCTATCGCCAGCATTCTAGAATAAGTAGCAAACGCATAAGCTATACCACCAACCCGCTTCTCTACTTTTAGGTGTGGGTAAATCCTCGCTGCTCATACGGTTCTCGGATAATACCTTCTCCGGAAGCTACATAACGACCATTGGGGTCGATTTTAAGATTCGAACCGTTCTGCTTCACGGCGAACGAGTAAAGCTGCAAATCTGGGACACCGCAGGGCAGGAACGTTTTCGAACGATCACGAACACGTGAGTAAATCAACGAACCGTTTTTTCCCTCTACCGGATGAAGCTCGTACTGGAAGACTAATAATTCCAACCCGTCGTCCTTCTTTCCATCTTTTCTGCAGCTACTACCGAGGCACGCACGGCGTCATCGTTGTGTACGACGTGACAAATGGCGAATCGTTCGGCAATGTGAAACGTTGGTTGCAGGAAATCGAATCTAACTGTGACATAGTCAATAAAGTGCTAGGTATGAATCCACACCGTTTCGTGGGATGAAAATTCCGCTAGGAAAATGACATGTAAATGCACTATACTAACCTTTTTGGTTTGCACTCGACagttggaaataaaaacgacgATCCGACGCGCAAGGTAGTTACCACCGAGGACGCGGAGCGTTTCGCCAATCAGATGGAAATTAAACTGTTCGAAACATCCGCCAAAGACAACATCAACGTTGAGGAGATGTTCCTCGCCATCACCGAGCAGGTGCTGAAGCACAAGAAGCAGACGCAGAAACAGAAGCAATCGGAGACGGCCAGCGATACCGTCCAACTCGGGAAGCGTACtcagaaaaagaagaacaaatgCTGCTAGTAGGGAATTGCGGCCAGCGGTTGGGATCGTTTCGGGTAAGGGTGGGGAAAACGGAAATATTATTGTACAGTGATACCATACCAGCAGCCGGCCCAGCTCAAGCTAAGGTATTTAAGCAAATTGGGAACCACGCATGTCATATGTCCATGCCATGAGGGGGGATGATCATACTCCGATCGTTCGATCGATGATAACGAAACGGTAACGCATGCTGAGCGTTGGCTGCCGCACGGTATTGGCCTCGATAGTATTCGGAGAATGGAGAACAATTTATGCACATAGAGAAGCGACTGCTACACAAAAATTAGACGTTTGAGTAAGGAATAGGGGaagacagaaaagaaaaatcaaaatcaacaaCCACACGAAAAGCGCACCATTCCACGATTCTCCTTTCTGGCACGCGGGAACTGGGGATTCTTGGGTGATTTCCAGTTAGTTGCCATTCCGCAAACACCGCAAACATTACCATTTTTCAACCCCACGTGTCCACAACGACCGTCAACCAGCAGCTGCCGGATGGAAACCTCTCCCACCCTCCTCTTCCCTGGGAGCGACAACTTCTGATCTTTATTTCCAACAAGCAACCGTAATAGTAATGTAAcagtaataataattattattatgataTTTGTAATGTGCTTCGATAATTTTCTCGATAAACGTgtatttaaaaacaagaacAGTAAAACAAAAGGCGAGCCACACAACTAAGGATGACGACAAAACATTGCTTTATGGACAAATTGtataaaacgaaaaccaaacgCAAACGAATCTAAAACCGTGTGTTCAAAGTCTATTCACTTttaagttattttttgtttgcgggGCCGATCCACTTTACAGGGGGTCACAACGCTCGAACGGGCTTCCGGTGAGTCCCTCCGGGCAGTAGCAGACCGGTACGTGATGTTTCGTCTGTTGCGGacacaaaagaaacaacaacgaCACCACGATGAATATCACATTATACTTctgtttccttccttcgaaAAGCCTTACCGAGCAGGCCGCATTGGTGCCGCAGCTGAAAACGCATGGATCGACGCACTTGCCCTTGCGGCAGCCCTGAAACTCCGTGCAATCTCCATCGCTGACGCACTCCGGGCGAATGCATTCCTTGAACGGGTCACCAAGGTAGCCGAACGGACAGGAGCACACTGGTATGCCGGCGGTGTTCAACCGGCAGGACGCCTGGATACCGCACGGATTATCGGGACACTGAGCtgtaagtttatttttcgataCACATTATTGATTACAAAAAACTACCGTTCCCGAGATCGAAAAGGGACTTGTGGG from Anopheles coustani chromosome 3, idAnoCousDA_361_x.2, whole genome shotgun sequence harbors:
- the LOC131261151 gene encoding ras-related protein Rab-35, producing the protein MAHGKEYDHLFKLLIIGDSGVGKSSLLIRFSDNTFSGSYITTIGVDFKIRTVLLHGERVKLQIWDTAGQERFRTITNTYYRGTHGVIVVYDVTNGESFGNVKRWLQEIESNCDIVNKVLVGNKNDDPTRKVVTTEDAERFANQMEIKLFETSAKDNINVEEMFLAITEQVLKHKKQTQKQKQSETASDTVQLGKRTQKKKNKCC
- the LOC131258529 gene encoding delta-like protein 4; the protein is MHTDGFYVFFYISTDPLAHFTLHACLCIAFVLVARTYAQCPDNPCGIQASCRLNTAGIPVCSCPFGYLGDPFKECIRPECVSDGDCTEFQGCRKGKCVDPCVFSCGTNAACSTKHHVPVCYCPEGLTGSPFERCDPL